A part of Desulfobacter sp. genomic DNA contains:
- a CDS encoding acetate--CoA ligase family protein translates to MTAHQLNFKESAELLSQYHIRSAGKEVYSISDALGAAWEMGYPAVVKPVSKKIIHKSDEGTVFLNLKSPEEVEAACRKLENKMGGFSERDREGLLVQKMVDKGFELLVGAKQDPGFGAITMIGIGGIFVELFSDAAMGIGVLSAGEVERMLKNTRAGRVLDGFRGQNYDKAAVIDLAVNVSRLMAQHPDISELDLNPVIVYEKGYAVVDARLIRDPEHERPLSEAVAGWKQKSVDAIFNAESVAVIGASRPGTQGGVILKNCMGIKKLYPVHPKLKTIHGLTCYPSLQDLPEVPEVCVFAVSSERTVAIFEDFCRLGGKGAIIFSDGFAEMGRSDLEEKLTHLSETYKVAFIGPNCMGVIDNFSGLNTNYIPVQRSVPPTPSNCVGVISQSGGIGLELLEMFGADNQNLGKWVSIGNAASAGVPEILSHMGNDPRIKIIAIYLEGVADGLKLMNVGKEVAKKKPVLIIKGGMGGGAQAALSHTASMAGSHEAFKACCDQAGFYLVEELTEDPKIIVNVLSILTSQPKTDGTRIAVVSVGGGAGILLADQVTEEGMALAEFAPETRQQMQDLIAKDLKPEQAPLKGKILKNVGNNPIDLFGNCRDDRLLESIRIVDRDPNTDVIIAAVYLQVPLLSEYLPERLVELKQELTKPLIISPRGFSEYVDRCRTYMADKKLHTYTVPMMKPLRIALDIWKKYNISFME, encoded by the coding sequence ATGACTGCCCACCAGCTCAATTTCAAGGAAAGTGCGGAACTGCTCAGCCAATACCACATCCGGTCCGCCGGAAAAGAGGTCTATTCCATCTCCGATGCCCTGGGCGCGGCATGGGAGATGGGATACCCGGCAGTGGTCAAACCCGTATCCAAAAAAATCATCCATAAATCAGATGAGGGCACAGTATTCCTCAACCTGAAAAGCCCTGAGGAAGTGGAGGCTGCCTGCCGGAAACTGGAAAATAAAATGGGCGGTTTCTCGGAAAGAGACAGGGAAGGGCTCCTGGTCCAGAAAATGGTGGACAAGGGCTTTGAGCTGCTGGTGGGGGCCAAACAGGACCCGGGATTCGGCGCCATCACCATGATCGGCATCGGCGGCATCTTTGTGGAACTTTTTTCAGATGCAGCCATGGGTATCGGCGTATTATCCGCCGGTGAGGTGGAACGGATGCTGAAAAACACCAGGGCAGGGCGGGTGCTTGACGGTTTCCGCGGCCAGAATTATGACAAGGCCGCCGTCATCGACCTGGCCGTCAATGTATCGCGGCTCATGGCCCAGCACCCGGACATCAGCGAATTGGACCTCAATCCCGTGATTGTTTATGAAAAAGGGTATGCGGTGGTGGACGCCAGGCTCATCCGGGACCCGGAACATGAACGCCCCCTCTCCGAGGCGGTGGCCGGCTGGAAACAGAAAAGCGTTGATGCCATTTTCAACGCCGAATCCGTGGCCGTCATCGGCGCATCGCGGCCCGGCACCCAGGGCGGAGTCATCCTGAAAAACTGCATGGGGATAAAAAAGCTTTATCCGGTCCATCCCAAACTGAAAACCATCCACGGCCTGACCTGCTATCCCTCGCTCCAGGACCTGCCCGAAGTCCCGGAAGTCTGCGTATTTGCCGTCAGTTCTGAACGGACCGTGGCCATTTTCGAGGACTTCTGCAGGCTGGGGGGCAAAGGTGCCATCATCTTTTCCGACGGTTTTGCGGAAATGGGCCGGAGCGACCTGGAAGAGAAACTGACCCATCTCAGCGAAACATACAAGGTGGCCTTTATCGGCCCCAACTGCATGGGGGTCATCGACAATTTTTCCGGCCTGAATACCAATTACATCCCGGTACAGCGCTCGGTTCCCCCCACCCCCTCCAACTGCGTGGGGGTGATCTCCCAGAGCGGTGGTATCGGCCTGGAGCTCCTTGAAATGTTCGGGGCGGACAACCAGAACCTGGGCAAATGGGTATCCATCGGCAATGCCGCCAGCGCAGGGGTTCCTGAAATTCTCTCCCACATGGGCAATGACCCCAGGATCAAAATCATCGCCATTTACCTTGAAGGGGTGGCCGACGGCCTCAAGCTCATGAACGTCGGCAAAGAGGTGGCCAAGAAAAAACCGGTGCTCATCATCAAGGGGGGCATGGGGGGCGGGGCCCAGGCAGCCCTCTCCCATACGGCCTCCATGGCCGGATCCCACGAGGCCTTCAAGGCCTGCTGTGACCAGGCCGGGTTCTACCTGGTGGAAGAACTCACCGAAGATCCCAAAATCATTGTCAATGTTCTCTCCATTCTCACCAGCCAGCCCAAAACCGACGGCACCCGCATCGCCGTGGTCAGCGTGGGCGGCGGGGCCGGCATCCTTTTGGCCGACCAGGTCACGGAAGAGGGCATGGCATTGGCCGAATTCGCACCAGAAACCAGGCAGCAGATGCAGGATCTCATTGCCAAGGACCTCAAACCGGAACAGGCGCCCCTAAAGGGCAAGATCCTTAAAAACGTCGGCAACAATCCCATCGACCTTTTCGGCAACTGCCGGGACGACCGTCTCCTGGAATCCATCCGCATCGTGGACCGGGACCCCAACACCGATGTCATTATCGCCGCCGTTTACCTCCAGGTTCCCCTGCTCTCCGAATACCTGCCCGAACGCCTGGTGGAGCTGAAACAGGAGCTTACCAAACCGTTGATTATCTCGCCCAGGGGGTTTTCGGAATATGTGGACCGGTGCCGGACCTATATGGCGGATAAAAAGCTGCACACCTATACGGTGCCCATGATGAAACCCCTGCGCATCGCCCTGGATATATGGAAAAAGTATAATATCTCCTTTATGGAATAA
- a CDS encoding cache domain-containing protein: MNPFDLIKNFPIRYKLLFIYSSCFMVIMSLSSLIIYSIVRQNVESSIESELKNSTSAIYNSVKTAVSVSIKNRLRGVAEKNYEIIQHLYERSRQGKISESEAMDRAADIILSQSIGTTGYICILDGYGSIVRHPKKSLEGLDISDHQFVQEMIAIKNGYIEYEWQNPGDPAPRPKALYLNYFKPWNWMITVSSYRKEFLKLVEINDFKEGILSLTFGKTGYAYVINTNGDIIIHPELTGVNVFTDKRFSGHFFREMLEKKNGKLIYSWKNPGEIRYREKLVFFNYIPEYEWIVASSSYMDEIRSPLYAIKQIIVLVGMAALVLFIPITAFLSETITKPLHSLMTRFKQDIAGGFKNRGVSMASRDEVGQLAFYYNSFMDRLDAYDRELNTEINERRQVQEALTESEEKYRSVMESVPDPIVVYDMNGKVTYMNPAFTKVFGYTLEDSLGSKMDHFVPRAHWKETMEGIRSILDGKIIPRLETKRKAKDGRLIDVTTRGSVYRNRNGDPLGSVIIHRDISEVKRLEKAIMETGEKERQAIGNDLHDDLCPHLIGIEGLVKVLKRKAGDQLPEVERLSVNITELIKEAIAKTRRLARGLCPVYFNQGLEAALEDLVTNTRMIHDVDCRLDIQEGIKVTNHMAVINLYHIAGEAVRNAIRHGHADKIRITMALRENQLEFCIGDNGSGIAPNNGAKGMGLRIMNYRAKIVGASLVISSAPETGTRIKLTMPLGALTDSDN, translated from the coding sequence ATGAATCCCTTTGATCTGATCAAAAATTTTCCCATCCGCTACAAACTTTTATTTATCTACTCATCCTGCTTTATGGTGATCATGAGCCTATCCAGCCTTATCATCTATTCCATTGTGCGGCAGAATGTCGAAAGCAGTATTGAAAGCGAGCTTAAAAATTCCACATCAGCCATTTACAACTCTGTAAAAACAGCAGTTTCCGTATCCATAAAAAACCGGCTCAGGGGCGTCGCGGAAAAGAATTATGAGATTATCCAGCACCTTTACGAAAGGTCCCGCCAGGGAAAAATAAGTGAATCAGAGGCCATGGACCGGGCCGCAGATATCATTCTAAGCCAGAGTATCGGTACCACCGGGTATATCTGTATTCTAGACGGTTACGGCAGTATTGTCCGTCACCCTAAAAAATCACTGGAGGGGCTGGACATCTCTGACCACCAGTTTGTCCAGGAGATGATCGCCATTAAAAACGGGTACATTGAATATGAATGGCAAAATCCCGGGGATCCGGCCCCACGCCCAAAAGCCCTGTACCTGAATTATTTCAAGCCATGGAACTGGATGATCACGGTATCCTCCTATCGGAAGGAATTCCTAAAGCTGGTGGAAATCAACGATTTCAAGGAAGGGATTTTAAGCCTGACATTCGGGAAAACCGGGTATGCATATGTCATAAACACAAACGGGGATATCATCATCCATCCGGAACTGACAGGCGTCAACGTATTTACCGACAAACGGTTTTCCGGGCATTTTTTCAGGGAGATGCTGGAGAAAAAAAACGGAAAGCTCATATATTCATGGAAAAACCCCGGCGAAATCCGGTACCGGGAAAAACTGGTCTTTTTCAACTATATTCCCGAGTATGAGTGGATTGTGGCCTCATCCTCCTATATGGATGAAATCCGCTCCCCCCTTTATGCCATCAAACAGATCATTGTGCTGGTGGGCATGGCCGCCCTGGTACTATTCATCCCCATTACGGCCTTTTTGAGCGAAACCATTACCAAGCCGCTGCACTCCCTCATGACACGGTTTAAACAGGACATTGCCGGGGGGTTCAAAAACCGAGGGGTTTCCATGGCCTCCAGGGATGAGGTGGGCCAGCTGGCATTTTATTATAATTCCTTCATGGACCGGCTGGACGCCTACGACCGTGAATTGAATACGGAAATCAACGAACGGCGGCAGGTCCAGGAGGCCCTCACCGAAAGCGAGGAAAAATACCGGTCCGTGATGGAATCGGTGCCCGATCCCATCGTGGTCTACGACATGAACGGGAAGGTCACCTATATGAACCCGGCCTTTACCAAGGTCTTCGGCTATACCCTGGAAGACAGTTTGGGCAGCAAGATGGACCACTTTGTTCCCAGGGCCCACTGGAAAGAGACCATGGAAGGGATCCGGTCCATCCTTGACGGAAAAATAATCCCCAGGCTTGAGACCAAGCGCAAGGCCAAGGACGGCCGGCTCATCGATGTGACCACACGGGGGTCGGTCTACCGGAACCGCAACGGCGATCCCCTGGGTTCGGTGATCATCCACAGGGACATCTCCGAGGTGAAGCGGCTGGAAAAGGCCATCATGGAGACCGGCGAAAAGGAGCGCCAGGCCATCGGCAACGATCTCCACGACGATCTCTGCCCCCACCTCATCGGCATTGAAGGCCTGGTCAAGGTGCTCAAACGCAAAGCCGGCGACCAACTTCCGGAGGTGGAACGGTTGTCGGTCAACATCACCGAACTGATAAAAGAAGCCATCGCCAAAACCCGGCGGCTGGCCAGGGGGCTCTGCCCGGTTTACTTCAACCAGGGGCTGGAGGCCGCCCTTGAGGACCTGGTCACCAATACCCGGATGATCCACGATGTGGACTGCCGCCTCGATATCCAGGAAGGCATCAAGGTGACCAACCACATGGCCGTAATCAACCTCTACCACATCGCCGGGGAGGCGGTGCGCAATGCCATCCGCCACGGCCATGCCGATAAAATCCGTATTACCATGGCCCTCAGGGAGAACCAGCTTGAATTCTGCATTGGGGACAACGGCTCCGGCATCGCCCCGAATAACGGGGCAAAGGGCATGGGGCTGCGTATCATGAACTACAGGGCTAAAATTGTGGGTGCCTCCCTTGTGATTTCTTCGGCTCCGGAAACCGGCACCCGCATTAAACTGACCATGCCCCTGGGGGCGCTCACGGATTCGGACAATTGA
- a CDS encoding response regulator transcription factor, which produces MADKKKILLVEDHPIFRLGLAELINQEDDLEAFGQAKDVDQAIEEIEKMGPDLIIADISLKQSDGIDLVKYVKQHHRQIPVLVLSMHDEYLYAQRALSAGAKGYIMKQEAMESVVTAIHHVLDGKIYLNEKVKEHILMSMSDTPKARDKSPVDRLTDRELQVFKLIGRGFSSREIAERLFLSIKTIGTYRERIKEKLNLKHANELVRCAVHFEKTGQISTQTQ; this is translated from the coding sequence ATGGCTGACAAAAAGAAAATACTTCTGGTGGAAGACCACCCCATATTCAGACTTGGCCTTGCCGAACTCATCAACCAGGAGGACGACTTGGAAGCATTTGGCCAGGCCAAGGATGTGGACCAGGCCATTGAAGAGATAGAAAAAATGGGGCCGGACCTGATCATCGCCGATATCTCCCTGAAACAGTCCGACGGCATCGACCTGGTCAAATACGTCAAACAGCACCACAGGCAGATCCCGGTGCTGGTCCTCTCCATGCACGACGAATACCTCTATGCCCAGCGGGCACTCTCCGCCGGGGCCAAGGGGTATATTATGAAGCAGGAGGCCATGGAATCCGTGGTCACGGCCATCCACCATGTCCTGGACGGAAAAATCTACCTCAACGAAAAGGTAAAAGAGCACATTCTCATGTCCATGTCCGACACCCCCAAGGCAAGGGACAAAAGCCCGGTGGACCGACTCACGGACAGGGAACTGCAGGTATTCAAGCTCATCGGCCGGGGATTTTCATCCCGGGAGATTGCCGAACGCCTCTTTTTAAGCATCAAAACCATCGGCACCTACAGGGAACGGATCAAGGAAAAGCTCAACCTTAAACATGCCAATGAACTGGTCCGCTGTGCCGTGCATTTTGAAAAAACCGGCCAGATTTCAACCCAGACCCAATAA
- a CDS encoding sodium:solute symporter, which translates to MPAEYALSNVWIGLGVVGILFAIFYAVGYMSSRKTASDEDFYAAGFSIGPVTNGLGMAATWASLATFLGVIALILKLQVPFVYLWIQWAISIPLLTLLYGTSLRRMKAFTPATFIRQRYGKPATVVIVCWMILIMVMYALGQMIGLGRAFELLFGVPYNTAIIVAGLATVGFITVGGMYGATYNAAFQMVVMTVAMVVPMGAIMKALGSSGWWFPPLAYGDMVPEMIKAIPSFFDMKYDFRWYFALIPAFTLGPVALPHLAMKVFTSSSVKSARWAVVWFALFLGLLFSGTYVVGFTGNFFTATTGRVIEKADQTLLILNVFYNPTLVAAFVMGGAVAAGLSTIGGNLMAIAGLVGSDLLGVIAPDMDSSKKMRWGYAALAMGGLLAILMAFKPPKFLVTSILWAFGLLATTATPAILLGVWWKEANKLALIVSSTLCGFLYIVISPHVIPSIVVGGGLVAKLGMSGGMVTIPLSFAMFIVLSIAFNRMAVFKSFAPTLADKRVIDRIHGWGTDYEETRYNGITVPIIAAAVCMAIFFWGLVPWT; encoded by the coding sequence ATGCCAGCAGAATATGCGCTAAGTAATGTATGGATCGGCCTCGGCGTCGTGGGTATCCTTTTTGCCATTTTCTACGCCGTTGGATATATGTCATCCCGTAAAACAGCTTCCGATGAAGATTTCTACGCAGCCGGTTTTTCCATCGGCCCCGTAACCAACGGACTGGGAATGGCCGCCACATGGGCCTCCCTGGCCACCTTCCTCGGGGTTATCGCCCTGATCCTCAAACTCCAGGTGCCCTTTGTCTATTTATGGATCCAATGGGCCATCTCCATCCCGCTGCTCACCCTGCTCTACGGCACCAGCCTGAGGCGGATGAAGGCCTTTACCCCGGCCACATTTATCCGGCAGCGGTACGGAAAGCCTGCCACCGTGGTCATCGTATGCTGGATGATCCTCATCATGGTCATGTATGCCCTGGGCCAGATGATCGGTCTCGGCCGGGCCTTTGAGCTGCTCTTCGGCGTCCCCTACAACACCGCCATCATCGTTGCCGGCCTGGCAACAGTGGGTTTCATCACCGTGGGCGGCATGTACGGCGCCACCTACAACGCCGCCTTCCAGATGGTGGTCATGACGGTTGCCATGGTCGTTCCCATGGGCGCCATCATGAAGGCCCTGGGCTCCTCCGGCTGGTGGTTCCCGCCCCTGGCTTACGGCGACATGGTGCCTGAAATGATCAAGGCCATCCCCTCCTTCTTTGACATGAAATACGATTTCAGATGGTATTTCGCCCTGATCCCGGCGTTCACTCTGGGACCTGTGGCCCTTCCCCATCTGGCCATGAAGGTATTTACCTCATCTTCCGTAAAAAGCGCCCGCTGGGCCGTTGTCTGGTTCGCCCTCTTCCTGGGCCTGCTTTTCTCCGGCACCTACGTGGTTGGGTTCACCGGCAACTTTTTCACCGCCACCACCGGCCGTGTGATTGAAAAAGCCGACCAGACCCTGCTCATCCTCAACGTATTCTACAACCCGACCCTGGTGGCTGCCTTTGTTATGGGCGGCGCCGTTGCAGCCGGTCTCTCCACCATCGGCGGCAACCTCATGGCCATTGCCGGCCTGGTAGGTTCCGACCTTCTCGGAGTTATCGCACCTGACATGGACTCCTCAAAAAAGATGAGATGGGGATATGCAGCCCTTGCCATGGGCGGCCTGCTTGCCATCCTCATGGCCTTCAAACCGCCTAAGTTCCTGGTCACCTCCATCCTCTGGGCCTTCGGTCTTTTGGCCACCACAGCGACGCCGGCCATCCTCCTGGGCGTCTGGTGGAAAGAAGCCAATAAGCTGGCACTGATTGTGTCTTCCACCCTGTGCGGTTTCCTCTATATTGTGATCTCTCCCCATGTAATCCCCTCCATCGTTGTGGGCGGCGGCCTTGTGGCCAAGCTGGGCATGTCAGGCGGTATGGTGACCATCCCCCTGAGTTTTGCCATGTTCATCGTCCTGTCCATCGCCTTCAACCGGATGGCGGTATTTAAATCCTTTGCCCCCACCCTTGCCGACAAACGGGTTATCGACCGGATCCACGGCTGGGGCACGGACTATGAAGAGACCCGCTACAACGGCATTACCGTACCCATCATCGCGGCAGCCGTCTGTATGGCCATCTTCTTCTGGGGACTGGTTCCCTGGACGTAA
- a CDS encoding DEAD/DEAH box helicase, which produces MKFDTYPINAGLKKNLARQGLKRPTDIQYKAIPSILKGEDVLAIAQTGTGKTVAFAVPVINRVIEAKAAGTQRGIYCIVMVPTRELAVQIHEVFTALCSRTRVRPFAVFGGVEQDPQIQKLGQGIDVLIATPGRMFDLISQKAIDVSRVRMLVLDEADQMLDRGFIQDIQSIKRHLRQRHQTLFFSATINKEIKKLAFSQVKSNAIRIQISPDDPVSKNVSHYVFFVEMDDKRFFLRRFIRDHEGAKVLVFVRTTVRAERVAKALGRSGISALTIYGQKEQAQRLEVMEAFKRGEENILIATDVSARGIDIPNVDYVVNYDLPDQKEVYVHRVGRTGRGREKGSAVSFCSEGEKALLADIEGFLNKEIEQVKMGREEYTLTVDVLDGPESIQDMIQANEEWEKGRRKKKSKGKKRK; this is translated from the coding sequence ATGAAATTTGATACCTACCCCATAAATGCGGGCCTGAAAAAGAACCTGGCCCGCCAGGGACTGAAACGCCCCACAGATATCCAGTATAAGGCCATACCCTCCATTTTGAAAGGTGAGGATGTCCTGGCCATTGCCCAGACCGGAACGGGCAAAACAGTCGCATTTGCCGTCCCGGTAATCAACCGTGTCATTGAGGCCAAGGCCGCCGGTACCCAAAGAGGGATTTACTGCATCGTCATGGTGCCCACCAGGGAACTGGCCGTCCAGATCCACGAGGTGTTCACCGCCCTGTGCAGCCGGACCCGGGTAAGGCCCTTTGCCGTGTTCGGCGGTGTGGAACAGGATCCCCAGATACAAAAGCTGGGCCAGGGGATCGATGTCCTCATTGCCACCCCGGGCCGGATGTTCGATCTCATCAGCCAGAAAGCCATTGATGTGAGCCGGGTGAGAATGTTGGTGCTGGACGAGGCCGACCAGATGCTTGACCGGGGATTCATCCAGGATATCCAGTCCATCAAGCGCCATTTGAGGCAGCGTCACCAGACCCTGTTCTTTTCCGCCACCATTAATAAAGAGATCAAGAAGCTGGCCTTCTCCCAGGTGAAGTCCAACGCCATCCGGATCCAGATTTCCCCGGATGACCCGGTATCCAAAAATGTTTCCCATTATGTCTTTTTCGTGGAAATGGATGACAAACGGTTTTTTCTCCGGCGGTTTATCAGGGACCATGAGGGGGCAAAGGTCCTGGTTTTTGTCAGGACCACGGTGCGGGCTGAAAGGGTGGCAAAGGCCCTGGGCCGGAGCGGGATTTCCGCCCTGACCATTTACGGGCAGAAAGAACAGGCCCAGCGCCTGGAAGTCATGGAGGCGTTTAAGCGGGGAGAAGAGAACATTCTCATTGCCACGGATGTCTCGGCCCGGGGGATCGATATTCCCAATGTGGATTATGTGGTCAACTATGATCTGCCGGACCAGAAAGAGGTCTATGTCCACAGAGTCGGGCGGACCGGCCGGGGGCGGGAAAAGGGCTCTGCCGTATCATTCTGCAGTGAGGGGGAAAAGGCGCTGCTGGCGGATATCGAAGGGTTTCTCAATAAAGAAATAGAACAGGTCAAAATGGGCAGAGAGGAATACACCCTCACCGTAGATGTCCTTGACGGCCCGGAATCCATCCAGGACATGATCCAGGCCAACGAGGAATGGGAGAAGGGGCGGCGGAAGAAAAAATCAAAGGGAAAAAAGCGTAAATAG
- a CDS encoding iron ABC transporter permease produces MRSPVLESGKTGFLAGGFLLILCLMVMVSLSMGFLSIPLDAMMSVISERIFHGSLPNLPMAETYAAVIFDVRLPRILTCAAVGAALSVSGVLFQGILLNPLADPYTLGVSAGAAFGASLAILLNLSAAYVSIPLLAFVGACATLFFVLFLSWSPRQRAGGLSSNNLILSGIIVAAILSAGISFLKFIANEQVSVIIFWLMGSFASKTWANFWVVLGFLGLGFVVSLYYARDLNLISLGDRSAASLGVNIKRVTIILLVTGSMLAAVCVSISGIIGFVGLLVPHMVRFITGPDNRRLLPVSLLSGAVLLLGADTITRAVLPNEIPIGILTALTGGPVFCWIFKRSRMK; encoded by the coding sequence ATGAGGTCCCCTGTTCTTGAATCGGGAAAAACCGGTTTTCTGGCCGGCGGATTCCTGTTGATTCTCTGCCTCATGGTCATGGTCTCCCTCTCCATGGGTTTTTTATCCATCCCCCTGGATGCCATGATGTCCGTGATCTCCGAACGAATTTTCCACGGCAGCCTGCCGAATCTTCCCATGGCCGAAACCTACGCCGCGGTCATTTTCGACGTCAGGTTGCCCAGGATTTTAACCTGCGCGGCCGTGGGGGCCGCCTTGTCCGTATCCGGGGTATTGTTCCAGGGCATTCTGCTCAATCCCCTGGCCGATCCCTATACCCTGGGGGTTTCAGCCGGTGCGGCCTTTGGGGCCAGCCTGGCCATCCTGCTCAACCTGTCGGCCGCCTATGTGTCCATCCCTCTGCTGGCCTTTGTCGGGGCCTGTGCCACCTTGTTTTTTGTCCTCTTTTTGTCCTGGTCCCCCAGGCAGCGGGCAGGGGGCCTTTCCTCCAACAACTTGATCCTCTCAGGCATTATCGTGGCCGCCATCCTTTCCGCCGGCATCAGTTTTCTTAAATTCATTGCCAATGAGCAGGTTTCGGTGATCATTTTCTGGCTCATGGGCAGCTTTGCCTCCAAGACCTGGGCCAACTTCTGGGTGGTACTGGGTTTCCTTGGGCTGGGCTTTGTGGTTTCCCTTTATTATGCCCGGGATTTGAATCTGATCTCCCTGGGCGACCGGTCCGCCGCTAGTTTGGGCGTAAATATCAAAAGGGTGACCATTATCCTGTTGGTTACCGGCTCCATGCTGGCCGCCGTCTGTGTTTCCATTTCAGGCATCATCGGATTCGTCGGACTTCTGGTGCCCCATATGGTCCGGTTTATCACGGGTCCGGACAATAGAAGACTGCTGCCCGTATCCCTGCTGTCCGGGGCTGTTTTGCTCCTGGGAGCCGACACCATTACCCGGGCGGTACTGCCCAATGAAATCCCCATCGGCATCCTAACGGCCCTTACCGGCGGCCCTGTATTCTGCTGGATCTTCAAACGGAGCCGGATGAAATAA